GTTAGAGGGAACATACCTGAACACTACAACATCACCACGCGCAAACTTGTAATCCTGAAGGCAAAATTTCTCTACCAAAACATAATCATCTGCACAacaattaaacatctataaGAAGGAAGTATGgatcaaacaaaattaatttcgGAGCATTTTCTTCTCACATACACTAACCTAAATAAGAATTTCGCTGGGGATTGAATGTCGGGGACATGGAATCTCCTCTCACCGGAACAACGCTACAACATCTATCTGAAATAGTAACCCCTATGATACCTCCAGTGAATGCTTTCTTCGTCACTTGCCATAAAAGATTTTGGATTCCCATGATGTCTAAGATGGCCTATCTACTAATATATGATGCTCAGCGGCAACAGGCATATAACCATCTGCAACAAATTAACAACGTTCCAAAACGGTTTATACATCCTCTAATATTACAAAAATGACATAATCCATTGATTTAATCTTACAATTGCCTTAAAGATTGTTTAATCTAAACCCACAAATAAGATTATATCAGAATGAAAAccatttttaatcaaatattacGGTCTTAAAAACATAGCATTGACAATACGACACAATCTCAAACTGTGCTTGAACCTTAATGGATTCATGGAGTTGTAAGTGTGGAACAACATAGCATTGTCAGTTCATGAGTCGATCTAGTGAACATAATCTCAAGCTACGCTGAAACAAGTGAGTTAAACCCTAATCTATTCATGGAACTGTAAGTGTTCAACTGAGACAAATTCTGGAACCTActgaaggaaaaaagaaatcGAGCAACGAGAAACCAGCTTTCTAAGGTGATGGTAATAACCTGAAATTAACAAAGTCTAGGAGATGAGAACTGTAACGACTAACTGCAAATCGGATTCGCGAGGAAGATGAGAAGAGAACACCAGAAGTCGCGAcaatgtgaagaagaagaatcagggTTTTTCTTTTGCTGATAAAACACACACCCTCTGACTCGGCCAGAGGGTTTTGATTTTTAACTTGAACCAAAAGATTACCGGTTTAGTAAGGAAAGACTGGTTCGCcggttttaattaaattttttctccGGTTTTCGGAATCGGAGGTCTGGAAGGGTTGATAAAAATTTGGTCCTCTGATGAACTGATCTCAAGAGTTTAACGTACTTCTTCACTTAGAACCAACCATCATTATACTCTTCTAAAGCATTATGCTCCAGAGTGTTTACATTCATAATAATTACAAAGTTAACCTCAGTTCCATGTTTATGTAACCTCTATTCCTATAAAACTATTTCACTCACGTCTCTCAAGACAACACACATACTTTCCCCTCTCCAATTACAAGAACCTCCACAGGACTCGAGAAAAGATAAAGGATTCCCTTAAGAAACAAAACTTTTCATTTAATCTGAGGTTTCTGTCTTGTCTTTGAGAACTGTATGTCTCCGTTCAGAACAGCCGCTACGAATTTCTCAGCTTCTTCCATCGTCATGTCGCCTTTAAACGTAGCAAACTTACCTCGTTTAGGCTTGTATGCTATTAGAACCTTGTCAGATGTTTTGAACTCTGATTTGTCAAATGAGCTCAAGAACGAAGATTGTTTTGCCGCGTCTACAAGGGAATATGAAACCGTGTCCTGAGAGCCTGTTCCTGAAGCTTGTCGTCTAGACAAAGACTTCTGTGACACCTGAACAAAGAGCAGAGCCAAGAGAACTATTAATCAATCATGTCAAAGAACCAAAAAGGTCTGTTTATGGAGCAATTGCTTACCTTAGATAATATTGACTGCAGCTTCTCTTTACCCTGTGAGGATCTGAAAGCACCAATGATACAAACAGGAACCTTCTCTCCACAAATGGAATCGAGATTTGTTCTCGAGAGAAGATGTATCTTTTCTACGGACTCGCTCTTTGCTTGGCCAGGCTGACTACTAGAAGAGAactttttgttcttcttctcaaatGCTTCTAGCAATTTACCAATCTCCTGGACAGctgatttcagatttttcaCAGTGATCCCTGTCTTCAAGACTTGCTTCTCCCCATTAGATAACCAGCCAACTATCGCTGGAAATGCGTCAACCCCTAGGTTCTTAACCTTCGGATCAGAAGCATCATGAACCTACAAGATCATGAAAAGACTATGTTTGGAAATGTGAACCAGGTTAGGACCAGGAGATTCAAAGCCAAAAAATGTAACGTACCTCTGTGTTATAGAAGACAAAGCGTCCATTGTACAAGCCACTTAGAACACGCCAGATGACAGGAGTGTCTTTCTTTGTTGACAAAAGCATAACTTTCGGAATCCCTTGTGAGCTAACAGCAGAGACATCGAAGGTATTCAGGTCGACCCTTTTCGAGAATCTCGGTAGATGTTCCTGGCAGAAGCTTTTCACTTTCTTTGCAACAAGCTCCTCAGTATATTCCGCTAAGGTAGCTTTACCACTTGATGTGTATGAATAAACAAACAGCCTTGGAGCCCTACGAGGAACTACGCCAAGTTGTTTGCAAAGAGAGGATTCTGTTTCACAGTTTATACGCCCAACCTGAAAGCAACCAAACAACAAAACATGAAGATCAATCAACAAGGTTCACAACTAAAATTAACTAAACTAAGCTCAACAAGCACACGTTTTTACCTTTAACGCTCCTTGCAATGACTCAGCAACTTCCTCTATGACCGATTCATGGTACTGGGTTCCTCTTTGAGAAGGAAGATAAGACAGCAAAAGCCAAGTCATCCCTTGGTCCACAACTTCCTTCTTATAAACCTGAGATGATACGGTTTTAATAGTTGCCACCGAACCTCTCTTTGACCGAGATTCAGCCTTAGATGACCCGCCACCAAACCCACCAAATCCACCAAACTGATCACTTCCTTtagcaccaccaccaccgccaaaCATGTTAAAGATATCATCCATCCCAAAACCGAAGGAGCTTCCACTAGCACTAGGACCGCCGCCACCACCGCCAAATGAGAAGGAAAACGATTTGGAACCGCCcccaccgccaccaccaccgcccATATTCTGCCACCCACCCGGTCCTCCAAAATTGAAACCACCACCACCCTGTCCACCACCTGAAGAGTATGAATACCCGCCGCCATTACCTCCGGGGAAGCCTGATCCAAACCCAGGCTGCCCCTTTTCATCCCCATAAAGATCATagttcttcctcttctcttcatCAGACAAGATCTCATAAGCTGttgcacatatatatatcagaTCATCACACATTCAGTTTTTAAACCACTAAACCATGGCTACAAAGCAAGAACAGTCTTTTTAAAGTACTAAGAGATTATCAACAGTGCTTAAATAAAATAGATACTTACCATTATTAATCTCTGCAAACTTCTCCTGAGCAcccttgtttttgtttttatctggGTGATATTTCAGAGATtgcctacaaaaaaaaagtaaataacaaTCTAAATGAGTTCACAAAGAATTTGAGATCTTGATAATTTGATTAGAAGGGTACTCACTTGTGGAAAGCTTTCTGGATTTCACGCGGCTTTGCATCTCGAGATACTCCCAGAACCTGAAAAGTCACATTAAAAGTATGAAACCTCTGAGCAAAACCTAACCAAATCAAAGTCTTTCCTTTCTATAGAAGCACTCCAGAAAAATTCATCCAAATATGCAATTATAATCGGAAAGAATCGTGATTTTACCTTGTAGGGATCAACGGTTTTCGCTTCTGCATTCAACAACAACAATGTCGAGACAAGCACAACAGATACCACCAACTGCGTTCTCACCATCCTTTTAGAATAGCCTGCgaatcttcttctctctttatcttctggttcttcttcttcttgttaggAACGGTGTATATT
This region of Brassica napus cultivar Da-Ae chromosome C5, Da-Ae, whole genome shotgun sequence genomic DNA includes:
- the LOC106401052 gene encoding mitochondrial inner membrane protease subunit 2 isoform X2, which translates into the protein MGIQNLLWQVTKKAFTGGIIGVTISDRCCSVVPVRGDSMSPTFNPQRNSYLDDYVLVEKFCLQDYKFARGDVVVFRDRYIKRIVGLPGEWISSSRDVIRVPEGHCWVEGDNKASSLDSRTFGPIPLGLIRGRVTGVVWPPQRVSKIS
- the LOC106402239 gene encoding dnaJ protein ERDJ3A, with product MVRTQLVVSVVLVSTLLLLNAEAKTVDPYKVLGVSRDAKPREIQKAFHKQSLKYHPDKNKNKGAQEKFAEINNAYEILSDEEKRKNYDLYGDEKGQPGFGSGFPGGNGGGYSYSSGGGQGGGGFNFGGPGGWQNMGGGGGGGGGSKSFSFSFGGGGGGPSASGSSFGFGMDDIFNMFGGGGGAKGSDQFGGFGGFGGGSSKAESRSKRGSVATIKTVSSQVYKKEVVDQGMTWLLLSYLPSQRGTQYHESVIEEVAESLQGALKVGRINCETESSLCKQLGVVPRRAPRLFVYSYTSSGKATLAEYTEELVAKKVKSFCQEHLPRFSKRVDLNTFDVSAVSSQGIPKVMLLSTKKDTPVIWRVLSGLYNGRFVFYNTEVHDASDPKVKNLGVDAFPAIVGWLSNGEKQVLKTGITVKNLKSAVQEIGKLLEAFEKKNKKFSSSSQPGQAKSESVEKIHLLSRTNLDSICGEKVPVCIIGAFRSSQGKEKLQSILSKVSQKSLSRRQASGTGSQDTVSYSLVDAAKQSSFLSSFDKSEFKTSDKVLIAYKPKRGKFATFKGDMTMEEAEKFVAAVLNGDIQFSKTRQKPQIK